Below is a genomic region from Streptomyces roseoviridis.
AGCGTCCGCGGCAGTCGGGGGGTGAGCAGGGTGGCGGTCAGGCCGCCGAGCGAGGCGGCGGCCATGGCCAGCCCGAAACCCGTGCTGGTGAGTCCGACGGGTCCCGGGGCCAGGGCGTACAGGGTGAAGACGGGCATCCAGGCCGCGTAGGCCACCGCGCTGCAGGCGGTCATGGCGACGAAGCGCGTCAGGAGCGGATCGCGCCGCAGGAAGCGCATCCCCTCGACGATCTCCGACCGGATGTGCCGCCGCGGCCCGGAGGCCACGGCGGGAACGGCCGGCAGGGCCAGCATGACCAGCGCGGCGCATCCGTACAGGGCGGCGCTGGTCCCGGTGACGGTCAGCAGGCTGAGCGAGGCGATGGCGCCTGCGGCGGAGGGACCGAGGAAGCTGCGCATCACCAGTTCCGTGGCCGTGAGCTTGGCGTTGGCCGCCACGAGCCGGTCCGGCCCGACCATCGACGGGACGCAGCTCTGGGCGGCCACCTCGTAGAAGGCCTCCAGGACGCCGAGCGCGACGGCTGCGACGACCAGCGCGGGGATGCTCGGTCCGGTGACCGCGAGGACGGTCAGCAGTGCTCCGAGCACCGCCATGCGGCACCCGCCGGCCCGCAGCAGCACGGTACGGACCGGTGTCCGTTCGACCAGTACGCCTACCACGGGTGCGAGCAGGGTCCAGGGCAGGGCCCGTCCCACGGAGACCAGTGCCACGTCCAGCGGGGAGCGGGAGGCTGCCGCGGCCATCAGCGGCAGCAGCACCGCGGTCAGGCCGTCGGCCAGGGTGGACACGGAGAACGAGGTCAGCAGGACCCGGAACGGTCTCACCGGCCGACGCCTCCCGTCCCCGCCGTGCTCGGTTCTCCCCGCAGCCGGGAGAAGTCGGCCGTCCTGCGTTTGCGAGGACCGTCGCCGAGGCCGGCGACGATCTCGCGGACGACCGCGGCCAGCGCGGGGACGTGCTCCGCCGAGAACAGCGAGTCGTGCGTGCCGGGCGCCCGGCGCCGGGTGACGGGGCGCGCCAGGAGCGTGTCCCAGCCCAGGTCCTCCGGGGCGTCGCCCCAGCCTTCCTCGTCCGCCGCGCGCACCAGGAAGCAGGGCGCGGAGCAGCCGGCGTCGGGCCAGGGTCGCCGCACGGCGTCGAGGTGCCAGCGGAACACGTCGAGGACGGGGCGCAGTTCCGTCGGTGAGATGCTCGCGCCGGGCGTGGCCCGGTTGAGGGCGGCCGCGACCTCGGCGAGGGCCAGCTCCTCGTCCGCCCCGAGGCGGTCCGGCAGTTCCACCCCGAACAGCCCGGCGATCTCGGCGGGTGCGGAGCGTTCCCGACGCGCGAGCACGTCCGGGGTCGCGCTGTCGAAGAGGACGACCGCGTCGGGCCGGTGG
It encodes:
- a CDS encoding alpha/beta fold hydrolase, producing the protein MDTGNLVPLREAGRGRTIVFVHPAGGGAGGFRRLLPHLPPDWRVFAFEAIDPGPPDRCSVPAIAEDYLTALEEVASPTGAVLAGWSFGGAVAVEMSRRAEAAGHRPDAVVLFDSATPDVLARRERSAPAEIAGLFGVELPDRLGADEELALAEVAAALNRATPGASISPTELRPVLDVFRWHLDAVRRPWPDAGCSAPCFLVRAADEEGWGDAPEDLGWDTLLARPVTRRRAPGTHDSLFSAEHVPALAAVVREIVAGLGDGPRKRRTADFSRLRGEPSTAGTGGVGR
- a CDS encoding MFS transporter, giving the protein MRPFRVLLTSFSVSTLADGLTAVLLPLMAAAASRSPLDVALVSVGRALPWTLLAPVVGVLVERTPVRTVLLRAGGCRMAVLGALLTVLAVTGPSIPALVVAAVALGVLEAFYEVAAQSCVPSMVGPDRLVAANAKLTATELVMRSFLGPSAAGAIASLSLLTVTGTSAALYGCAALVMLALPAVPAVASGPRRHIRSEIVEGMRFLRRDPLLTRFVAMTACSAVAYAAWMPVFTLYALAPGPVGLTSTGFGLAMAAASLGGLTATLLTPRLPRTLSPMGVLTGAVVIGTAALAVPVVTARPAANVAALMVYSASVVTWNIITVSYRQRSTPAGMLGRINASYRALAWFLVPLGPLLSGAVGTLLGLRGALLLCVAISAAALLLAPGAHRHAGALTRATPQEDIHDRV